The genomic segment tatttataaatataatttccCACATTCTTTTCCTATGTCCCCAGGTTCAATTTAGATAATTTCAAGTCACTCACCCTACacagtttagattttttaaaaaggtatgtATTTTTAAGAAGAATTGAATATCAAAATAACCTAAACCCCTCCCCTGACAACAGAAGAAATTCTTAAATTCATTTATCATATGTATCAGCAGCCCCGTGTTTCACAGTTTTAACATACCTCTACCAGATTCAACTCACAAGTTTCATCACATTTAAATCAATGTATACAgttcatacatttcatttttttttgtacatttgacAATATGCAATAAAAGATGTCCTTTGCCAAGTTCAAGCTTCTGTTTGGGGcacattaaatgtttcagactTTTTATCATTCAAACAAAGCAAGTCTGAAATGGTGATCTTGAAAATTATGTCCATATTAAGATGAGATTATTGTCATAACCAGACAGTGGGTATTGCAAAATCTAATAAGCATGATGTGTGAAAGCCATGAAATGTTCACATTCAGGGCAAACATTAAGACTAAATGAGGTAGGACAGTTTGCATCTCCTGTTTTTGAGACATTTCATATCAGAAGATGgccattcaaaacatttttttccaatttttttttttcctgggatAATCGAAATTAGTACTCAACATAACCATAATTAGCAGCAAAATGTCTTCTATGTATGTCCTTTTTAGTTCACTTCAATGAATTTAACATAACATTTCATACACCCATAAATATCTTTCAGTTCACACAGCCACCATACACCATTCATTCCCATTTGCTACAATACATAAGTACATAATCGTTGGGAAATCTCCTCAAAAAAGGAGCATGTTTATTTGAGTACACTTAAAACACAGTTCTCCTCTTCAACATCAGTCCTCCTTTTATTTGTTCACTCAGGTTGTGCTATAGGAGCTCCATTTTCTGGGCACAAATCAGGTCAGTATGGACTAGTCTCCACATGTCCTTGAGCTCCTGGGGGAGCAGTTTATGTACCACTATCATGCTCTTAAAGAAGCATGGCTCCTTGTTTAGcttgctgtttttgtctttcatgaGCCCGAAGGTTTTAAACGCATTATGTTTTATAGGGGTGACTTGAAGCACCTCTAAGCACATGCCAAGGAAAACATCATCAATAGGGAACAAGTCTAGTGTTTCGGATACTTTGTACAGCTTGCGGGCGAGAGGGCCGTCCATCAGAAATCCCCCTCCACCTGCATATGGGGGGTAGTAAGTCTTATTGTACAAAGCTTGTGGAATGTAgtatttgttctctttcttcCGGATGGGCTTGGCTTTAAAGAGTACATCTCCAGTAAAGAGGTGCTTAATGTTCTTACTGCTCTCTAGGTACTCCAGGATGTTTTCTACACTGACAAACACGTCATCATCTCCCTTGAAGATGTATGGAACAGTTCCACAGTAGGTGTAGaaccatttcagaaagtgggtCTCCTTTAGGGTGAGGTTAAAGAAACTATCCATGAAGTCCCACTGCAGAATGTCCCCATAGATGTAATCCTCATATTCTAGAAGCTTCTGGTGGTTGGCCTTCTCCTTTTTATTAGTGGATTTGCCCAGGAGGAAGATCGTCTTTATTCGCTTGCCATTCATCACCAGTTCTTTGCCCCATGTTTGCCTGATAACCTCCCTCCGGTCATGCTGTGTTATAACTGATTTGATCACCATCAGCAGGTGAACGTCCCCCACACACTTTTCTGGGTGATTGATTGTCATGGGGAAGAAGCGGCAGTGCCTGTAGATCAGGAACTGCTGAAAGGTTTCCTCCAGGCCGGTGAACCACCTTACAGAAGAGATGCTTAGATTGGCACTGCAGTTGGAGGTAGTGATATCCCAGGATTTGGGCCTTCTGGCTAGTGTGACCAAGGGTTCCTCTGTGGTGGCCATCGGTCTTTTGTGGTCTTCTTTCCAGAAGCTCTCAGGGCTAATGTAAAAGGCCTTGTTTAGAGTGGCTCTCTCTGCTGGGGCCTCCATAGGGGGGTGCCGCTCTATCTGAAATTGGTTCATTCGGCCACTGCCTCTCTGGAACACAGTCAGCATCACCACAGCCAATAAGAACATCAGGCCCACTGTCTTGATCACTCGCCAACGGTCCCTGGTAGTCATCCTTGTgaaaatgagggaaaaaaagaaaaaaaaaacattaagatcACAGCTGTTTTGAACAGATTACATCCactaataatttacataattctACAGCCTCCAGCCTCATTTTAGTGGTAATGTTAAAATACCCTCTTTTAAAAGAAGATAACACTATATTACTCATTCGCATATAAAACATAAGGGTTTGTTAGATGAAAACAAGGGTTTTAGGCACTTTAAATTTTGAATGATTTTCCTATACTTATAAAATTCCAACTCTGGACACATTTTTAAGAAATTTCTTAAGACTTCTTTTTATTCTCTTGCTTTCAGTGAGTTTTGATGTTTTACATGTAGTGAATATTTCGTAGGCGTATCATGTCCTTTCGTCCATGGTCAGGGATTgcgctttattttatttactttttattgaatTTTGTAAGAATTTTGTGACTCAGTCTacaaaagtgctatacaaaaaATAGATTTACTTActattacaaatataaaaatataccaTTTCTTTACCAGACCACAAAATAATTGTATTCATGATCCCCAGTACAAGGAAGGAAAATTCGTAAATAAATCCTACCAACTATTTGTAATTCCTCTTTAATAGTGTGACTGTAGTCTgcttgaaatgtgaaatgtgactTTGAcgaataaatatataaatattttccttACTCTTCGGAATAAAATTGACAATACCCATTATCAAAACTCATGATTCTAAAATTTTTGCCTGGCATGCAAACGGTACTGTCGACGGAAATACAGATAATATTATAGCTGTATTACTATTTGATAATTATATATGCAGATATCAATTACGTAAGTTAATTGATTAGTATATTGCCATACGTTTTAAACGATATACGCCTACACTAAGTATACACAAACTGAATATTTAGTTGAATTAATGTCGGTAAAAGCGAATTAAAATTTTCCTTCAAGTCAGCGTTAGCCCTGTGTTCCCTATATACAATTCACTGACCACGTTTTAtcagcaaataaatacatagatatatataataattaagcAGAACTCACATTTTGAGACGTTGCGTCTTGATTAGGTTGCGATATAAGCCAGAGCTGTTTATGCCAAGGATGGATAAAGCAGAGCAATCCGACGTTTGTCACAGTGTAAAAAAGTCATGTGTATTGAAGCACAGCCTCTGTGTAACCATTTACTGATTAACGATTACCGTCTTTTATGGCATAGACTGCGTAGCTAATGTATCCGCCCATATAACGCTAAAAAGTTCCACACGCCCAGGTTTCCATGTAGATCGTGTAAAAGGACCCCATCCCAAATAAGATTTCATACGGCGATGCATCGTTCACCTTTTGTTGAAAACATACCTATCACAAACAAcagttttaaacatattttaacacgGTAGTCTACTTTTACCCGTGACTTTATTCTTAACCATGAAATTCTGCTTAGAAAGTTACTGAGTTTgttttaagagagagagagagagagagagagagagagagagagagagagagcgaggaaaagaaagaaagagaaagagaaagatagaaagaaagagagagagagagaaaaatcttATATAGAGAAAACTTTATCTAATATAAATCTCTTCCATTAGTAtggaatgttgtttttttttgcctttttctttcttaaagcaCTCAGACCTGTGAGAAAAACCCATTAATTTTCTCAAATGGACATGGGTTCCACATTCTTTAAGCACAAATACTGTCTACCCCCAACAGCTGTTAACACTCCCGAACTTCCTCATTCTGTAGGAGCAGAAAAGCATGTCACTAATGCGCTTGCTACCCtgcacatgttttttttgtgtgtgcatgcatgtgtgtgtgttttgaggagAAGTGAGTAGATCATGGAGTGGGGGGAGAACAGGAACAGCGCCCCAAAAAAGTGACAGGATGCACATGGCTTTGAGTAGCATGGTAGGAGTGCATCAGGAAAcagtgagaaggagaggaagaaaggaattGGAACACAGCTGAAGTCTGGAGATTCCTGTTTTCAAACTCTTTTTTCCAGTGTACTGAAGGCCTTGCAGCTTCCTGACTCAGGACAGTTggaggatcaggagagaaggagcCTGTTTCCAGCACCCTGTATTTATGATCCTGATGTTAATTGACCAGTTAATGTTGCATGAAAACACCATGAGGTTGCAATATTGGCCACATGACTGTATGAGTCATTTAACGCCCTGAGATTCATTGACTGCTTAACGTTTGTCACACATATGCAGATTTTTAATCCCTGCCCCAAAACCATCTCCTGTCAAATTTAGAAAACTGGTTTCCATATACACTTTAAAGTTAGACTTTAAAGCTTACTTTTAACTAGATTACTTCATACGTAACAATATGTGCTTTGGTTATGTGCTTCCTGAGCACTAGAGGACATTTGAGAGGCTTCGTCCATTATAAGGTTACAAAGAATAgaggcattaaaaataaaattatcatCTGAGTCCAAAAGATTATTTCCACTTGACCATTCagccattaaaataatttcacatatTGTCTGAGTGTATAAAAGGGTGAATCTTAAacgctgtgtctgtgtctgagtgtataAACATACTAAATATTTCTCTTATGAAATAAGAAATATTCATATTCTGATAATCATGTAGGCTTTTGACTTTGATTATTCCTTCAGATTTGTAAGgtcaaacatgtaaacatttctgtGTTCTTAAGGCTGATTATTTAGCCtcatattttttgttctttatcaTGCAGTTAATAAAGTACCAAGATCAAGCTTCCTGTTGTGATgtgaaaaatctaaataaatctTTCCCTTCAACATTATTTGTCCTTCTGTAGGCTAATTACTGAATTCCCATACATCACCACCCCATTTTAAAAACCCTGTTTGTCCAGTTCACCATTTGTAAATCTTAGCCTTGGAGACAGACTGATTATAGCACTGCCATAACACATGATTCAGTTCTTAAACCTATCAATAAACCTGTCAAGAGTTAAGTGGGTTGCTGTAAGATGGGAAAACTGTGTCCCTGCAGGTCTTGCTGTGAACACTGGACTATTTCTTCCACATTCACGAGCACCTGTGAGAGTTTCTGGACACCTGTAGTGTATGTTTTGACCCATCTCTGGTTTTAATCCCTTACACTCAAAGGACCTGGTCCAGATACTACTCCCCCAGTCTTGTAATTCCATACCTTTAATCTTAGTTTCAAAATAATCTCTAATTAATTTACAGTATTAACTTAATATTTAACTTTAAGAGTTATAACTAAACAACTGTTTGAGTTTTTATGAAAACTTTGGCATGTTTTTATTCTGCTCTAAGACAGTGAAATGCGTTTCCTTAGTAATTCTATGATAATCATAtctgtattgtattttatagtGATTTAGTCACGTCGTTAATGTTGAAACTATTCGtacactgaaaaacagaaaaggctaCTATATCTATGTACTACATCTATGTACTACATCACGTATTCAATTTAACAATTTAACGACTGAATTAAGAACGTGATTATGTTGTATCAAGCTgctgaaacaaacaaagaaatagtACACTGTTAACAATCAATGATTCCCCACTTGTTTTAAAGCCAGAAATTTCAAAAGATGGttaaaacattaacagacaTACAACTATTTTAAGATGAGTGTTTTTGACTGAAGAGTGAAGCCTCTCACCTATGAAGGAAGATGCTACATGGAGAGACGTTCACAGATGAACTGGCCGTCTGCCAGAAGAGCATGTTTTCCTCCAGTGCAGTTTAGCATGTGGCCTGATGGGCTAATGCACATCTGAATCTTCAGCTGTGGTTCAAGCGCCTTTAACCCTGCAGCAGGCCTGTTGTGCTTTAAACAGCAACACTGGTAAACTGAGAGACCTCACAGCTGAAACCCCTTTATAACCTTCTGCATCGAACCACGGGACACAATGTCTTACAACAGACTTATTTGGGGTATGAAGAAGTATTACAACATCCTTGTAAAAGGATACACATActttgtgtaatttttaaataaaattttattcacatttgtaGCActggatattattattattattattataatattattattattattattaattttaccATTTTTCATTTGCCTAAATTGCCCTTGTGCTGTGAAAGTGTGGTCCATAAAAATTCATTCTTGCTTTTCaacatttgtgttcattctGGTGACGTTTTTCATTTAACCATAATGAACTGTGGTGACTTGTTTCCGGTTTATAAATCCTTCACTATCCTGTTGCTCACTCCGTCATGGCACCCGCTTGGAGCAGCAGGTGTAAGAGTCATTAGAGTGGACTTCATTTACATCTTAATTTACATTAACCACAGGTAACAGTAGCTATCAGAAGGCTCATCCTACTTTATTGTGAAGTTTatagctaaaataaatatttattgcaaaaatCTGCTTCTATAGTTgcaatatgtatacatatgtatacaaaTGGACATTTCCCATCACATCTCTGAAGCACAGAGTGAATAGTCTAGCATGAATAGTATGAATGAACTTATTGACTCACCGTGATTCAGTATTAAAAGGGATGTTTGGGCTTGCTTGTGTTTTATCTATGCTTGTGTCAATCAGAGACAGCTCAGGAAGGACCACAGGAAGGTATGCCACATTGCACACTTTTGAATTGATCCAAAGGTCAAATATGCTCTTATCTTTTTACTGCCTGAGTGAAGTGTAGAGCAGATGATGGCATTATGGTATTCAAGGCTGCTGCTCACCACAAACAGAACCCCATGTACTGATGTTATGAACAAACCAGCACAAACacgcagcacagacacattcacactggCACCGAGAGTGAGAAAAGCAGGGAGATATTACATGGACTAAAACATTGATTGTTGTGCGTTAGCGTTTTAGTCTATATAATAACTCTACCTGCTTTATTAGGTGAGCTACAGACTGTATGCACATTGTAATGATGACTGGGCATGTTTTAGAGTCTCTTTGTAAATGTGTATACCTTGGGATGTTAGACCAGATCAAAACTTAAATTATATGTCTTACATAAAGGTAAACAGAAGTAAACTGTTTTAGGTGAAAAAGTAAAtgaagagaaataaaatattttatttgaataaaatatttgacagaatacgagagaagaaaagaagggtgggtgagggagtggagagcagaggagaggggaaaaaaaagagttgcTTGTGACTTGCCGTTGTCTTTTATCACTAAAACACCTGGTGGTGTCCAGATAGACGCAGATGACAGAGCTCCAATGACCTTGCAGGTCCGCTACATGTCCTGTCCCTCATGAGCATGGGCCGGCCCCGAGCTCTCAGCGCTGCACACACATCTTGCTGCAACCACAAGGCCTTTAGTGCTACAAAACACATTACTCTGTCAATAGGCCCTGCAGTGCTTCAAATAAATAGGTTTGCAATATCACTCTCTTCATTTTTGTTCCCTGAGTGTAATCTTTCCACTTTGTGACTGCTTTTATCCCCCTGagtgcctgtttgttttcataCTGACTGGCCCTCTTCCTCCCCATCTCTGAGAGTGCTGAGCCAATCACAGGTCATAGTTGCAGCCACCTGCACACTGCCTCTTTAGCTCACACTGCCTGTTTCCTCACATTGTCCTTCATTTAGtatatgtaattatacacaTAGTGCACACCTAATGTAGTCACTACCAGTTCTACCAGAGCATTCAGTCCAACTGTTTGGAGTTGTaaatatgtgcttgtgtgtgcgagCCCTTCTTCCACATGTGATTTGAATATAATTGACACATTCAaagttatatttataaacaCTCTCTATATCAGTGTCACTCTTTCACACTGCCCCAGAGTCTGAATAGTTGAACTTCCATGAGAATGAGCTGCTTTGAGACAGACAAGAAAGTGTTAGTTCTgaatcagtttgtttttttgcagttaCTTCCTTTTCCTACTTTAACACACATCATGCAGAGCAAAAGGCGTTCTCCTCCGAGACCCCCCTCCCCAGGCTGGTGTTTGCTGGTCACATGTCACCTCACCCCCCTGCCATGTACAGATGTGCAGCTGGTGAGGCTAGCAGAGTCACACAGCAGGATGCAGGTTCTGCTTTCCCTACAGAGCCTGACAGCTTTACAGGACAAAGAgaatggaggggtgtgtagcTGTTCCTGTAAAAAATTTGGGAGTTTTGCCCACACAGCCAACGCAACCAGCCATCTCACTATATCAGCACAATGCACGACAACGGCCACCTTGTGTttcaatgacacacacacacacacacacacacacacacacacacacacacacacacacacacacacacacacacacacacacacacacatctagagcTGGCACCTCTTTCCTCCTATTAGGAAAGCTACCATGCCTccacctttttacatttttctttacaaactgatcattttaagaACAGATTATctttttaaacaatgataaagACAATAAGATCCAAGTTTGTGCAGTTTATTTActgtacaaaaatattacagttCATGTCTAGAGAAATATTTTAGACCTCACACAGCAACAACTAAAATGGTGAGTGTTAAAAACAGAAAGCTGACAGTACAAGAAGCACACGGACAAGGTTTGACTAAAGAACACTGATAGGGAAGTTTGAAGCTGCATGGTGGTTATCTTGGTCTCTGGGCCTTAGGCTCTTGTAATAAATGTGATCCCTACATAtgctgcatgtgtatgtgagctcTGAGCCTGCAAAGACTTggaaaaacctaaaaaaaacctgtaaaaCCCGTTCATAAAGTGTggcacaatgacacactcttCTTAATGTGAgtaatttaatgttttcaaCCCCCTAACAGATCTGACTGCATTCtttaaattcaaacatttttgaattttgaatttttgaATGCCTTTTGAATTAGTTTCCAATTTATTGACTATATAATTAATGACTTCCTTATAAAGGCCTGCTTTGTAGCTacactctagcacttattaGAATGCATACCTACATTCAAGGGTCACTTTATTACATACATCTATCTTAGAActgcattttataggtgtacagttacagaATAGTTCCCATTTGTTATCATGTACAATTTGCGAGGACTACAGGACCACTGTTGACTAGATGTTATTTGGGATCAGATCATTCATTCTCACCAAAGCAGTGGTAGTGAGTTCTGAGGTGGCATGAGTCTATCGTAcagtgctattttttttaaaggtgttaCTGTCATATCTGTGTAAAGAGTGGTGTGTTGCCCAACTATATACAGCCAATAGAAGTGCAGTGACAACTGCTGAAGAACTGGAGGATAGCAAACAAACATCAATTGTACATGGGAAGAAAAGGGTAATACACTCTAATTGCATACCTACAAGTAGTGAGTGTAGTGGTTACCTGGACACACTCTAACACTAGCTATGCCAAGCAACAGATTTATAAAGCTCAAAGCACATTATCTGATTTGTACTGGAATGAACACTAAGTATATGTCAAACAAATCATTAGCAGAAAGGCAGGTGCAGCTCTCAAGTGAGTGAACGTGCAAGTTCACACTAATGTTCATAAATGATATAAAGTCTCGGCTATCTAGCAAAGAACTAGCTGTCCCACTGCCACAAGCTTTAGAGGCACCATAAAGCTGCCACTAGCAGGCCCATTCTTTGTATATAAACTAGTACAACAGGGCCCTCATCCAGATAAATTGCTATAATTTCAAAGgcttttaagttttttttaaataattaagtgGTTGTAAACATCATAATTCTATTAATACTTCTAAGTTACTTTTTGaggaataattaaaataaacatgatcaCATGTAAATGAGCTTGGACAGGAGGTAATTAATGCACTGAGCCACTGAAAACCCTACAAAATGTCCAACAAACCAGTGGTCAATGCTACTGTTAAGGAATCAGAGACAGGCCATCTCT from the Electrophorus electricus isolate fEleEle1 chromosome 26, fEleEle1.pri, whole genome shotgun sequence genome contains:
- the b3gnt7 gene encoding UDP-GlcNAc:betaGal beta-1,3-N-acetylglucosaminyltransferase 7 isoform X1, translated to MMTTRDRWRVIKTVGLMFLLAVVMLTVFQRGSGRMNQFQIERHPPMEAPAERATLNKAFYISPESFWKEDHKRPMATTEEPLVTLARRPKSWDITTSNCSANLSISSVRWFTGLEETFQQFLIYRHCRFFPMTINHPEKCVGDVHLLMVIKSVITQHDRREVIRQTWGKELVMNGKRIKTIFLLGKSTNKKEKANHQKLLEYEDYIYGDILQWDFMDSFFNLTLKETHFLKWFYTYCGTVPYIFKGDDDVFVSVENILEYLESSKNIKHLFTGDVLFKAKPIRKKENKYYIPQALYNKTYYPPYAGGGGFLMDGPLARKLYKVSETLDLFPIDDVFLGMCLEVLQVTPIKHNAFKTFGLMKDKNSKLNKEPCFFKSMIVVHKLLPQELKDMWRLVHTDLICAQKMELL
- the b3gnt7 gene encoding UDP-GlcNAc:betaGal beta-1,3-N-acetylglucosaminyltransferase 7 isoform X2; this encodes MTTRDRWRVIKTVGLMFLLAVVMLTVFQRGSGRMNQFQIERHPPMEAPAERATLNKAFYISPESFWKEDHKRPMATTEEPLVTLARRPKSWDITTSNCSANLSISSVRWFTGLEETFQQFLIYRHCRFFPMTINHPEKCVGDVHLLMVIKSVITQHDRREVIRQTWGKELVMNGKRIKTIFLLGKSTNKKEKANHQKLLEYEDYIYGDILQWDFMDSFFNLTLKETHFLKWFYTYCGTVPYIFKGDDDVFVSVENILEYLESSKNIKHLFTGDVLFKAKPIRKKENKYYIPQALYNKTYYPPYAGGGGFLMDGPLARKLYKVSETLDLFPIDDVFLGMCLEVLQVTPIKHNAFKTFGLMKDKNSKLNKEPCFFKSMIVVHKLLPQELKDMWRLVHTDLICAQKMELL